One stretch of Glycine soja cultivar W05 chromosome 7, ASM419377v2, whole genome shotgun sequence DNA includes these proteins:
- the LOC114419020 gene encoding uncharacterized protein LOC114419020: MVFMDGNRCGRWRTKLDRTSVIRFSYWKLSTSSPEACAAILSKTAKASPKPLNCANYNLQMVLQILSKIVQTTLQIPLVKASCWLIKSVRFAYSTKKTTHYDSDLLFILKINEIPIHKLCHSSYIDKNLKH, translated from the exons ATGGTATTTATGGATGGAAACAGGTGCGGAAGATGGCGAACGAAACTGGACAGGACTTCAGTGATCAGATTCTCTTATTGGAAACTAAGTACCAGCAG TCCAGAGGCATGTGCAGCAATCTTGTCGAAGACCGCTAAAGCTTCTCCAAAG CCACTGAATTGTGCAAATTACAACTTGCAGATGGTGTTACAAATATTGTCAAAAATTGTACAGACTACACTACAGATTCCATTAGTAAAGGCATCATGCTGGTTAATCAAATCTGTCAGATTTGCATATAGcacaaagaaaacaacacactATGATAGTGACCTTCTCTTCATACTTAAAATCAATGAAATACCAATCCATAAATTATGTCATTCGTCCTATATTGATAAAAATCTCAAACATTAA
- the LOC114419022 gene encoding steroid 5-alpha-reductase DET2, with protein sequence MIPEHYSDSSLFHSSLLTLFLIAPPTFLSLTFLQAPYGKHHRPGWGPNLPPPLAWLLMESPTLWLTLLLFPLGLHSHNPKAQVLITPFLIHYFNRTILYPLHLLLTPSKKTTPGFPLSVALMAFAFNVLNSYLQARTVSHYNNHYDDSGFFWFRFLCGLLVFLLGMGINVWADRVLLRLKSEGKGYVVPRGGLFELVACPNYFGEIVEWLGWAVMTWSWAGLGFFVYTFANLGPRARANRRWYLEKFGEDYPKERKAVIPYLY encoded by the coding sequence atgatcCCAGAACACTACTCCGACTCATCTCTCTTCCACAGCTCCCTCCTTACCCTCTTCCTAATCGCACCCCCCACCTTCCTCTCCCTCACCTTCCTCCAGGCCCCCTACGGCAAGCACCACAGGCCCGGCTGGGGGCCCAACCTCCCTCCCCCCTTAGCCTGGCTCCTCATGGAAAGCCCAACCCTCTGGCTCACCCTCCTCCTCTTCCCACTGGGCCTCCACTCCCACAACCCCAAAGCCCAGGTCCTCATCACCCCCTTCCTAATCCACTACTTCAACCGCACCATCCTCTACCCTCTCCACCTCCTCCTCACTCCTTCAAAGAAAACCACACCGGGCTTCCCCCTCAGCGTAGCCCTAATGGCATTCGCCTTCAACGTTCTCAATTCCTACCTCCAGGCCCGAACGGTCTCTCACTACAACAATCACTATGATGACTCGGGCTTTTTCTGGTTCCGGTTTTTGTGTGGGCTTTTGGTGTTTTTATTGGGGATGGGGATTAATGTATGGGCTGATAGGGTTTTGTTGCGGCTCAAGAGCGAGGGAAAGGGCTACGTGGTGCCGCGCGGTGGGTTGTTCGAGCTCGTGGCGTGTCCGAATTACTTTGGGGAGATTGTCGAGTGGCTCGGCTGGGCCGTGATGACTTGGTCATGGGCCGGGCTGGGCTTTTTTGTTTACACTTTTGCGAATTTGGGTCCAAGGGCCCGGGCCAACCGTAGGTGGTATTTGGAGAAGTTTGGGGAGGATTATCCAAAGGAGAGAAAGGCTGTTATTCCTTACTtgtattga
- the LOC114419019 gene encoding E3 ubiquitin-protein ligase HAKAI homolog yields MLQIRLSKAPASEGSAGLKLSPVETVTVACPDHLVLADLPVAKGIGAATVASLVKTLGRRSRRQLGERVHFCVRCDFPIAVYGRLSPCEHAFCLDCARSDSMCYLCDDRIQKIQTIKMMEGILICAAPHCLKSFLKKADFESHIQDSHASLLRPNADKEDGNESEAQSVRQSTASDSTARGPQRPVFSPGSNSQQHDLEEKSRRQTPREQPPSRQTMQPKPPYYSQQQHPSDTMSGSVGGGQQGFHQQSFDIQHPPQESSQFADRQQAVGPETPFPEYPTMHPAQPSNVPSLVTSNPMLNPPMPFGYPPYPNERAQPFYGAPYDMPRQDSGSDIGGDQSSLLGFPQGVPSGPNFPGNYLQPWNSGMGGVPFEQAQGGMVVDPREGKGILAPQPMPLPPPPPPPSHMSHGKQNYYSGEVGHDGQGYGWQHDNRDNFGNQV; encoded by the exons ATGCTTCAGATTCGGCTTAGTAAGGCTCCTGCATCAGAAGGTTCGGCAGGGTTGAAGCTGTCGCCGGTTGAGACTGTTACAGTTGCGTGCCCCGATCATCTTGTCCTTGCTGATCTTCCAGTTGCAAAGGGCATTGGCGCCGCCACTGTTGCCTCCCTTGTTAAGACTTTGGGCCGTAGATCTCGCCGCCAGCTTGGCGAGCGAGTCCATTTCTGTGTTCGCTGTGATTTCCCGATCGCTGTTTATGGACGCCTG AGCCCTTGTGAGCATGCCTTTTGTCTGGATTGTGCTAGAAGTGATTCAATGTGCTACCT GTGTGATGATCGAATCCAGAAGattcaaacaataaaaatgatGGAAGGAATCCTCATTTGTGCAGCTCCTCACTGTCTCAAGTCTTTCTTGAAGAAAGCTGATTTTGAATCTCATATCCAAGACAGCCACGCCAGCCTTCTTCGACCCAATGCAGATAAAGAAGATGGAAATGAGTCGGAGGCACAGAGTGTTAGGCAATCGACAGCCTCAGATTCCACTGCTCGAGGTCCCCAAAGACCAGTTTTTTCTCCTGGTTCAAATTCCCAGCAACATGATCTGGAAGAGAAATCTCGTAGACAGACACCTAGAGAGCAACCACCTTCAAGGCAAACCATGCAGCCAAAGCCACCATATTATAGTCAACAACAACACCCTTCCGATACCATGTCTGGCTCTGTTGGAGGTGGACAACAGGGCTTTCATCAACAAAGTTTTGACATACAGCATCCCCCACAAGAATCTTCCCAGTTTGCTGACAGACAACAAGCAGTTGGTCCAGAGACCCCATTTCCTGAGTATCCAACAATGCACCCAGCACAACCTTCCAATGTTCCCTCACTGGTTACTTCAAACCCAATGCTGAACCCTCCCATGCCATTTGGTTATCCCCCATACCCAAACGAACGAGCTCAGCCATTTTATGGTGCTCCATATGATATGCCTAGGCAGGACTCGGGTTCTGATATAGGTGGGGACCAAAGTTCATTACTGGGTTTCCCACAAGGTGTCCCAAGTGGCCCAAATTTTCCAGGAAATTATCTCCAGCCCTGGAATTCAGGAATGGGTGGTGTGCCTTTTGAACAAGCGCAGGGTGGTATGGTCGTGGATCCAAGGGAGGGCAAAGGTATATTGGCACCACAGCCCATGCCCCTCCCACCGCCACCTCCACCTCCATCCCACATGTCACATGGGAAACAGAACTACTATTCTGGGGAGGTTGGGCATGATGGTCAGGGTTATGGGTGGCAGCATGATAACCGTGATAACTTTGGTAACCAAGTCTAG
- the LOC114419075 gene encoding mitochondrial uncoupling protein 1-like, producing the protein MVGGGNSKSDISFAGTYASSAFAACFAEVCTLPLDTAKVRLQLQKQAVLGDAVTLPRYRGLLGTVGTIAREEGFSALWKGIVPGLHRQCLNGGLRIALYEPVKNFYVGADHVGDVPLSKKILAGFTTGAMAIAVANPTDLVKVRLQAEGKLPPGVPKRYSGSLNAYSTIMRQEGVGALWTGIGPNIARNGIINAAELASYDQVKQTILKIPGFTDNVVTHLLAGLGAGFFAVCAGSPVDVVKSRMMGDSSYKSTLDCFIKTLKNDGPFAFYMGFIPNFGRLGSWNVIMFLTLEQAKKFVKSLESA; encoded by the exons GTGTGCACTCTTCCTTTGGACACTGCTAAAGTTAGGCTTCAGCTTCAAAAACAGGCAGTACTTGGTGATGCAGTGACCTTACCTAGATATAGGGGTTTGCTGGGAACGGTTGGAACCATTGCCAGGGAAGAAGGTTTTTCAGCACTCTGGAAGGGGATTGTGCCAGGGCTACATCGTCAATGTTTGAATGGGGGGTTAAGAATTGCGTTATATGAGCCT GTTAAGAATTTCTATGTTGGGGCTGACCATGTTGGAGATGTTCCATTGTCTAAGAAAATTCTCGCTGGATTTACAACTG GTGCTATGGCAATTGCAGTGGCAAATCCAACTGATCTTGTGAAAGTTAGACTTCAAGCAGAAGGAAAATTGCCTCCTGGCGTGCCCAAGCGCTACTCTGGATCATTAAATGCTTATTCAACAATTATGAGACAG GAAGGAGTTGGAGCACTTTGGACTGGGATTGGTCCCAACATAGCAAGGAATGGTATTATTAATGCTGCTGAACTAGCCAGCTATGATCAAGTGAAACAG ACTATTTTGAAAATTCCTGGATTCACCGACAATGTTGTAACTCACCTTCTTGCTGGTCTAGGAGCAGGATTTTTTGCAGTCTGTGCTGGCTCCCCTGTTGATGTG GTTAAGTCGAGAATGATGGGAGATTCAAGTTACAAAAGCACCCTTGATTGTTTCATTAAGACATTAAAAAATGAT GGACCTTTTGCCTTTTATATGGGGTTCATACCAAATTTTGGACGGCTAGGATCTTGGAATGTGATCATGTTTTTAACTCTAGAACAG GCTAAAAAATTCGTCAAAAGTTTAGAATCAGCTTGA